In the Dolichospermum flos-aquae CCAP 1403/13F genome, GTACTGTCAGGAGTAATGGTTTCAATTAAACGACCCAGCGCATCATAAACAAAGATAGTTGTTCGTCCACCCCTATCTGTATAACTTGTCCTTCGTCCGTTAGCATCGTAAGTAAATCGCTCGGTTGTACCGTCAGGGTAGCGATTTTGGGTTAACTGTCCTTGGGTGTCATAGCTAAATTCTCTGCGACGACCTAAAGCGTCAATTGTAGCAGTGCGATCGCCTAGAGCATTGTACTCAAGTCGGCTAACATTACCTAAAGCATCTGTAACACTAATGGGACGACCTTCCGCATCATAAGTAAAGCGAGTAGTGTTACCCAAAGGTGTAGTAATGTTCAACAAGTTCCCATTACCATCGTAGGTCATCCCAGTTTTCTGGTTGAGTGCATCAATGATACCTATTATGCGACCTTGGCTATCATATTCATACTTGGTTGTTTGGTTTTGAGGACTGGTGACAGTTGTAACATTCCCCCTAGCGTCGTAAGCATAAGTAGTAATATTTCCTGCTGCATCCCTTTGGGTAACAAGATTACCTTGGCTGTCGTAAGTATTTTTGGTTGTGTTACCAAGGGGGTCAGTCACCGTCACAACTTTGTTGAGGTCGTTATAGGTGTAAGTTGTAGTTTGAGTTAACCCATTGGTTTCTGTGAGTAGATTACCCCTGCTGTCATAGGTATAAGTTGATGTATTACCCAATGGGTCTTTTTGGCTCAGAAGATTATTATTCGCGTCATAAGTTCTTAAAGTAATACCTCCCAATTGGTCAACTTCTTGAATCACATTACCTTGATTATCGAAAATACGAGTAATATTATTACCGAAAGGATCTTTGATAGTTTGACTAGAAGCAGCCGCATCAAAGTTAATTTCTAATTCATTACCATTAGCATCAATAATTTTGCTAATTTGTCCATTTTCATCGTATTCAGTACGAGTGGCTTTTCTGCCTAAAGGATCAATAATTTCTGTTAATAAGTGTTGACGATTGGGTTTATTATAAACTAACTCTGTCTTGTTGTTAGTCCGGTCATTTACCGCCACCAAATTGCCTTTACTATCATAACTATACTTAACAGATTTACCATCAGGATCAATTATTTCGGTAATTCGTCCTTGAGAATCCCGTAAAAATTCAACCGAAGTACCCGTAGAACTTAAAATACCGTTATCCCGGAAAGTTAAAGTATTATTGTTACGGTCTTTAACTTCTTGCAGACCTTTAAATTGGTCATACTCGTAAGTCGTACCCTCTTTGGTCGTGAGTTTATATTCCGAAGGGTTATAAGCAAAGGGAATAAAGAACAAACCAAAGCTACCATCTGACCTTTGTTGGAGGTTAATATCGTCTACTTCTAACTTGTCGTAAACTCCAGGGTCAGCAACAAAGCGAGGTTTCCAAAATTCACCCAACAAACTACCACCAGCAATAAAGGGGTCAAAGGTGAAACCAACACGACGACCTTCGGGGTTTGTTAAATAGACTTTTGTGCCAGTAGTGAAGGGATTTGCGCCAAATAGTGATGGTACACCTTGTTTTTCGGCATCCGTTAATGGTACTGATTCTTGAATTTTGGCATCTTTAACTCCCAAACTCCAACCAAAGCCAAAATCACCAGAAAAACTACTTTGGAGTGTGTCGTAAACTCGGTTAATTTGAATGGGAATTCCTGCTAATGGAATCGATAAATCTGTTAATTCGAGTCGGAAATTACCAACTTTGTTGTCACCAGAAACACCCAGAAAAACTCCGCGTGAGCTAATATTACCGCTAAAATCTTGTGCAGTGACTCGCAGTACGTAGTTACCATTGAATAGGGTAGTGGGGTCAAATTGACCGATTATCGTCTTATTAACATTAGTTTTACCTTCAGAGATAGTCACAAAATCTGGGTCAGTAGCAGCCAGATTATTAATATTAACTAGGTCTAAAGGTGCGTAATCTACGCGGTAAAATTCCAGATTATCATCGCTAACGCTACCAACAATATCTGTGAGGTTGGTAATAGTTTTATTGGTTTGAGGGCTGATTATTTCAACTGTCGGTGCAGTGGTGTCATTGGGGTCAAGTACGCGGAGAGATAAATCTTTTTTAACTACATTTCCTGCGGTATCGGTTGCAGTTGCCACTACTTGGAATACACCAGCTTTGTTTAACTGGACTGACGCAGAACCTGCATTGAGAGTGACGGGATTTCCATCGATAGTCAGTGCAATATTGGCGATACCATTATTATCTGTACCAGATACATTGAAGGTGACGCTTTCGCCAATATTGACCACGTTGCTGCTAAAGCCAAATTGTACCGTAGGCAATTCCCTATCTACCCCATCACCAACATTAATTTGGAAGGTTTGGGTAGCTGAACCTCCTTTACCATCCTCTACTTGCAAAGCTACATTAAAATTGCCTAATTGGTCAGCAGAAGGTTGCCAAACTAATGTACCACGTTCGGAGTCAATCGCCATACCTGTTGGTTTTGTTAGCAATTTGTAGGTGAGAACGTCTCCATCAGGGTCTGTAGCACTAGCTTCGTAGCGCAATAATTGACCAGTTTGACCGTTGCTTGGTGGTGCGGTAATAAAGTTTGGTAGTCGATTAGGTCTGGTAGTATTTTGATTACCAAAGTTAAGATTTTCAACTTTGTCACCAGCAGCTAAATTAACTGTGTAGGAACCAAGATTACCTGTTGTGCTAGTTGGGAAAGTTTGTGCGTAACCATTGGGTACGACTTGACGTAATGTGTAAGTTCCTGGAAGCAAGCCAGTAAAACTATAATTCTCATCGTTACCAAGGCGATCGCTTTTAATAGTTACTTGATAGGAACCAGTATTATCTTCATAGTTACCGGGACTAAAACTGGAACCATCAGCTACTCCTACAAATAAGCGTGTGGCTCCTTGCGATCCTACAAATTGTTGGACTTGACCAGCACTATTACGACCATCACCAATAAAGAAAACCTGCCCAATACTTGGTGTCAAAAATGTAAAATCTTCGGTGCCAGTTCGGAAGTTTAATGCTGCGAGAGGAGTTTTATTAGCAGGGTTTTCATCATTTAAAAACACACCAACAAGTGATCCCAGCCTACCATTGTAAGCACTAATTCCGTCTAATCCAGCAACAGTATTTTTCAGACTATTTCCGTCGGGACTAAATGGACTAAAACCATTAGAAAAATCGACACTACCACTTGCTTCAAATGTAAATATTTCATTATTTTTAACAGTGATTGATTGTGGAAATGTTTCCGGAATTGAGCCAGAACTAACAGTTCGGCTTCGTCTAAGTGGGAAAGATGGGTCGTTACTACCTAAAGGTGGGATTGTAATATCATTTCGACCTGCGAGAAAAATCGCATCTGTCGCTGCAACTGTGATGGAATTTGTTTGGATTTTGCTGTTTTGAGTATTGGTTAACTGACTAGGTTCATCAGGGTCAAAAACTCCATTATTATTTAAGTCTAAATAAACTTTTACTCCTGCCAAAGTAGGTTCCGTGATATTTTGACCACCATCTAAATTATTAAAAGTATCCAATAATTCATCGGTACTTTTGAAAATTTTAGCATTAGGGTCAATCGTAATTAAATCATCATCAAGCCTATCTCCATCATTTAATTTTGATCCATCTCCAACACCAAAAGCATATAGTTGAATACCTAATGCTTTGAGGTTATTAACCTCATCTGTTATAGAACTTCCTAATCCACTATCACCGTCAGATAAAAATACAAGAGTACCATTACCTGGGGTTGTACCTATAGTTTTAAAAACGTTTTCAGCCTGTTGCAGTGCAGCTTCAAAATTAGTGCCGGCAGATGCAAAAACGTTACTCAAAACCTGTTCAAAATCTAAAATACCACTATTGTCGTTATCTGCAATGGGATTAGTGATAAGCTGCGTTCCACTAATCGAAGGATTCATATCAATTGAGGTTGCACTTTTTGAAAAAGTAATTATTCCAACTCTTGCTGTCTTTCCAAATCCTTGGCTAATCAACTGTTGATTCAGAGTCTTAAGACCAGCTTTTTCAGCCTCTAGAATAGTGGTAGATCTCTGGTTTCCAATAGGTGTTCCTTGGAAAGTAAAGTTTGCACTTACAGAAGCATCAATTACAAATACAATATCCGGATTCGCACCTTGAGCAAAGCTGGTATCTCTGACCCCATTACCATTCAAGTCATCCCAAACAACTCCACTAATTCCCCCAGGAACTGTATTGGATAGTGCGAGGGAAAATGCTTGATTATCAAAGCCACCTTTACCATCTTCAACCCGTAAATTAATGTTATAGTTCCCTGCTGTTTGCGTACCAGGATTCCAAGAAATCAAGCCAGTATTTTCGTCAATTGTCATCCCTTGGGGTGCAGCAACCAGCGAATATTTCAACACATCCCCATCTGGGTCGATCGCATCCACATCATAGCTATACTGTTGGCGAGTTGTTGCGGTAATGGGTTTACTAGTAATTACAGGTGCATAATTACCCGATGGTTGAGGATTTGCTGGTGTACCTTGGGTCAAAATCGTAAATACCTGTTCGATCTCACCACCCCGGTCATCTTTAACTAATAATTTTACTTGTTGAGCGCCGATTTGATTTGCTTGTGGTGTCCACTGAATTAAACCATCAGGGGAAATTGTCATTCCCTGGGGTGCTTGATTTAATTGGAAACTTAAACCATCTAAATCAGGATTATCGGCAATAATTTGGTAAGTATAATTTTGTCCTACAGTTGCATTCCCACCAGGGTTAGAAGAGATACTGGGTAAACGATTTGGGTCGAGAACATTTAATTTATACTCTTGAATATCTTCCCCACCTTTCCCATCTGTTACAGTATAAACAAAACTACCTGCATTACCACTGCTATCTGCTACAGGAGTAAAGACAAGATTGGTTAATTCTGTGATGGTTAAACTGTCATTAATATTAATTTGACTACCATTTTGTTTTGTGATCCTGCCTTTACTATTATCTGGTAGTTGATTTACCATAATAGTTAAAGTATCTCCATCAAAATCTGTGGGTGGATTAATATCTAAAGCAATAGGTTGACTATCTTTCTCTACAGTAATAGTTTTATCAATGTCAGCTACAGGAGGGTTATTAGTTTGTGGGTTAATATCTGTAGGAGTACCAAAATTAAAGTTAAAAACTAGATCATTAAAATCTTTATCTCCACCACCAAAAATATCTTCCCAACCCATTTGGTTACTAGAATAATGAATGAGATGATTTAATTTATCTGGGTTAGCTTCAGCATAGGAAAAGTAAGCTAAAGCTTCACCGTTAGGATTGTTATTAGGATTAGTTTGTAAAAATCCTTGGCTGGTATTGTCAGTAATCAAATACCAACCAATATATTGATTTCCTTTTAAGGTATATTCTTTAACTCCGCTATAGTTACCTTCTTCAAAAATTACTTGATAATTATCTTGTTTAAAAACTTCTCTTGCATAATTTGTATCACTGGGAGAAATGCCGTTAATATTACCATTAATATCATCAACTAAATAAAAACCAATTTCGTTTTTATAAGCTGCTTCATTAGATACGAATTCAACGATTAATGGCACTATTTGAGTATTATTTATTCCAGCTTTAAAACCTTTCTCGAAAACATTGAATACTACATCGTTAAAATCTTTATCTCCTCCTCCGGTTAAATCTTCCCAATTAAAACGGTAAACTCCTTGACCGAGATTTGTACTAATAACATGATCAAATTTATCTGTATTTGCATCTGTAATGGATGAGAAAATAGTGATAGAATTGGGATTGTTCAAATACTCCGATGTACTGGCATTTTGAACTAAATAAAAACCAACATAATCTCCAGCTTTTAAATCTACTTGTTTCCAGGTTGCAGCACTACTACCTTTAGCAAAAACAACTTCACTCTTTCCTGATGTTAATACTTTTTGGAAATAACCTGCTTGTTGGGGTGAGACTCCATCTATTTTACCTTCGAGATTATCAAATACTATGATTCCTACTTCATTGTTATATCGTGCTTCTCTCTGTGTCCATTGAAAAACTAAAGTCGTATTTTCAGTTACGGCTAAAGTTTCTCCTATATTGTTAGTTAGTTCAAATGCTGATTTCTCAATAGTGATAAATTTATCGTTAAATTGAATGATTACATGATCATTTTCTGTTTTTAAGCTGTTTAATTCTTCTGGTGTCAATGATTGATTAAATACTAGCCTTGCAAAAATATCTCCTTCGTCTCCTTGACTATCTATTTCATTAATTTGAGCATCAAGAAAATGTCCAAATTCTTCTGTTAATACTTGAGCGATTACTTCTGTTGAATTAGAGTTAATAAACTCATTTCCCAAAAATATAGTATTAATAGATTCTGCATAAGCTCCATTAGCATTACCTAAAATTTCTGAATTGATAACACTAATTTGTACATCTTTAAAACCGTCATTAATTTGACTTTGTAACAAAGATTGTGCTAAGTTGATTTGATAATTTTCTCCATAAGCAATACTTAACCGGTCATTAGCGTTAGGATTAGTGATAAAATTGCTAAATTTTTCTCTGATTAAATAATCCGCAGAAATAATTTTTTCTGAGAGAGAATAATTTGTTATCCCGTTAATTAATTCGCTTTCTATGGTGAATATTGCTGATGTATGTTGAATACTAGTCAAAGGGTTTAAAAATTCAGTGGAAAGCCCATAAGCTCCGTCGCTGTAGGAAGGGGCAGAAATGCCTGTTGAAAAAATAGAAAGGTCTTGAGGATTTATTGAAGAATAAAACATAATGAAGACTATATTTATTCAAAGAATATTGTAGTTATTATTACGGAAAGCATATCACCTTTGCAATGAGTATAAATACTTAATCATTAAATAATTTATCTTTAAGAGGGTGTTTGAAAACTTTTTCGTGAGGTACATAACACTTGTAGATACCCTAAATCCCCCTTAAAAAGGGGGACTTTGACTCTAGTCCCCCCCTTTCTAAGGGGGGTTAGGGGGGATCTTGATACAAATTGATACTTTTCAAACATCCTCTAAGAAAATTTGACCTCTAATTTTCTGTCAGTAGTTGTATACATGACAAATTAAGCTTAAAATATCGCACACTATCGGAAAACTGGATTCCGAGCTAAACTCTTTAATTAGCGGTGCTAATTTTAGTTTTCACGTTGATATTCAATTTTACGAGAGGTTATGGACAAAAGTCCAACAGATGGCAGTAGTATCCTCCTCTAAGCTGGTGAGGCAGTCTCCCAGCGCGGGGGAGACATTAGGAGATTTCTATTATGCTTACACAGGAAATTCGTAATTCCTTGGATATTGCTGACTTAAATCAGCTTAAATGTGATTTGAATTGTTTACAGCCGGTAGATGTGGGCGAGTATATCACCCAATTGCCCGAAAAACAAAGAGCGATCGCTTTTCGGTTACTCAACAAAGATCAAGCCATAGATGTCTTTGAATATTTACCCACAGAAGTACAGGAAGACCTGATTAACTCCCTCCACGATGCCCAGGTAGTAGACCTTGTTGAAGAAATGAGTCCTGATGAACGGGCATATTTATTTGATGAACTACCAGCAGGAGTAGTCAAACGCTTATTACAACAACTCAGTCCCGAACAAAGACAAGCCACAGCTACGATTCTTGGCTATCCAGAAGGGACTGCTGGGCGGGTAATGACCACTGAATATGTCCGCTTGCGGCGAGGTTTAACTGTTGGTGAAGCCCTCAGTAAAATCCGCTTGCAAGATCAAGATAAGGAAACAATTTACTATGCCTATGTCACTGATGATAATCGCAAATTAGTTAGTGTTGTTTCTTTGCGTCAGCTATTATTTACCTTTCCCGATGTCTTAATTAAAGATATTGCCAGTGCCCATGTTGTCAAAGTCAGAACAGAAACCTCCCAGGAAGAAGTCGCCCGGATTATGCAGCGGTACGACTTAATCGCTATGCCTGTGGTTGATAGAGAAGATAGATTAGTCGGTATTATTACAATTGATGATGTCGTTGATATTTTAGAAGAAGAAGCTACAGAAGATATCCAAAAATTGGCAGGGGTCAGTGGTGATGAAGAAGCCTTATCTCCCGCACAAGTCACGATTCGGAAACGGTTGCCTTGGTTATTGGGGATTATGGGATTGTATATTGGTGCTGCCAGTGCGATCGCTCCTTTTCAAGAAGTTATCGCCGCTGTACCTGTCCTCGCCGTGATTATGCCCATATTTTCTAACACAGGTGGCACTGTAGGTATCCAAGCTCTGACTGTCACCATTCGCGGTTTAGGTGTAGGGGAAGTCACACCCGCAGATACGGGAAAAATTCTCCGCAAAGAACTTTTAGCCGGTTTAGGAACAGCCGTAGCTTTAGGGCTGACAATGGTGGCCCTTTCCCTGATTTGGGCTAAACCCCAAGAAAGATGGGTAGCTTTAATAGCCGGGGTAGTTATGGCCACTAATACAATGGTGGCTGTTACTTTAGGAACTTTGTTACCAATGGGTTTGAAGCATTTAAAACTAGATCCAGCTTTAATGAGTGGTCCATTAGTGACAACAATGCTAGATACCATCGGTTTTTTAACTTTCCTCAGTATAATATCTGTTGCTTTAAAGGTGTTTCATTTACAATCTTGAAACTGCTGGATAAACCGAAAACTTCAATAAATTAAGGGTTTTCAGTTTAGAAAGGTGAATTAGGTGCATCGCTTTCCCAACTTTGAGACTTTTCTTCCTTCTTCCTTCTTTCTGACTCCTGACTCCTGACTCCTTCTTCCTTCTTCCTTCTTTCTGACTCCTGACTCCTTCTTCCTTCTTCCTTCTTCCTTCTTTCTGACTCCTGACTCCTTCTTCCTTCTTCCTTCTTCCTTCTTTCTGACTCCTGACTCCTTCTTCCTTCTTCCTTCTTTCTGACTCCTGACTCCTGACTCCTGACTCCTCTACTTATATGCCTACTACTACCTGGAATCGTCATCATATTCTCACACTTGCTGACTTCACAACGGCTGAATATAACGCCGTGTTACAAACTGCGGCTTCTTTTCAAGAGGTACTATCCCGACGGACAAAGAAAGTCCCCACTTTACAGGGACAGGTAGTAGCAAATTTATTTTTTGAACCTTCTACCCGCACCCGCAGTAGTTTTGAAATTGCGGCAAAAAGACTTAGTGCGGATACCCTCAACTTTGCCGCAGCTACATCTTCTATGACCAAAGGTGAAACAATTCTTGACACAGCAAAAACCTATTTGGCAATGGGAACTGATATTATGGTAGTCCGCCATAAGGATGCAGGAGTTCCGCAAGCGATCGCGCAAGAAATGGATCGTTTAGGTGTAAAAGTTAGCGTCCTCAATGCCGGTGATGGACAACATGAACATCCATCTCAAGGATTATTAGATTTATTTACAATTTGTAGTTTAATTGACCCTGCACAACCCAAAATTGAATCATTACAAGGTAAAAAAATTGCTATTGTTGGCGATATTTTACACTCTCGTGTAGCCCGTTCTAATATTTGGAGTTTAATCGCTAGTGGTGCAGAAGTACATCTGTCCGCACCTCCCACATTATTACCTAAATACTTTGCTGAATATTTAGGTGTAACAGAAAATGTAGCTACACCACGCAAACTATCAGACCGGTTATTTACCCATTGGCAATTAGAACCAGCTTTGGAAAATGCTGATTTTGTCATGACATTGCGCTTACAAAAAGAACGCATGACCGCCCATTTATTCCCTAGTTTAAGAGAATATCATCAACTATTTGGCATTACTCGTGCTAAGTTAAAACTATGTAAACCTCAAGTTAAAGTATTGCATCCAGGTCCAGTAAATCGGGGTGTGGAAATTAGTTCTGATTTAATGGATGATCCTGAATTCAGCTTAATTCAATCTCAGGTAACTAGCGGTGTAGCAGTGCGGATGGCACTTTTATATTTTATCGGTAGTGGTAGGGCTTAATTAATAATAATGCTGTCCCATTGGAATTAAACCAAATATCTTTGCAAAAACTGGTAACAAATATGCCTACTTTAAGAGTCAATTGTTTTACCTCTTTACCCATATTTTCCTTGCTGATAAGTGGAAGTTGGGTGTTCGTATGTGAATATAGTCCAGTTCAGGCTCAAACATCTAATAATATGCCAATATTCGCACAAGCAACATTGCCATATCTTCAGGAAATACCCATTAACCAGCAGCCATTACCGCAGTTACAACCAGGAAAATTCTATCAATCTCAAGGGACACAATATAGTCAATATAACCAAAACTTTGACCGATATTTTGTTTATGTTGATAGCAATAATTACGAAATTTTGCAGCGAGTTCGGCAAATTGAACCTAATGCCTATATTCGCAATTACAAGGGACGTAATGTGATCCAATCTGGCGTTTTCAATGGACAATCTAATGCTCAAAAACGGGTAAGGGAATTGGAATTTAATGGGATTTCTGGCGCGAAAATCGTTAATTCGGAAAATATAGAATTAACACCTAATTATTCGGTTCAACCAGTAATGTCTTATAATGCTCCCGGATATAATGATCAGAACTATGCAAATAACTATCAACAGGAAAAAAGAAATTCCTATTATGTAGTTATTCCTGGTAATGCTAATAGTTTACATTCTTTAGGTACAGAAATTCGCCAAAAAGTTAGCATCAATATTAATGTATTTAGGAGAACTCAACCACTAGGAACGCATATAGCTGTAGGACCATTTAGCGATCGCTTAGAAGCAGAACAATGGAATAGCTATTTGAAAAGTTCAGGTTACGGTAATGCTAGAGTTTACTATGGAAAATAAGGTAATGGGTAATTGGTAATTGGTAATTGGTAATTGGTAATTGGTAATTGGTGAAAATATTTGTCTTTCAACTGACAACTGTACGGGCGAAGCATTTGGAGAACTATTTTTGGCAATGACCGATAATTTATCTTCCAAATGCTTCGCCCCTACTAACAACTAACAACTAACAACTGACTAATGACTAAAGAACAATTTGTTGTTACCGCAGCCCAAATGCGGGATATTGAAGCCAGAATATTTACTGCCGGAATGCCTGTAGCAGCTTTAATGGAAAAGGTAGCGGGATTAATTTCCCACCGCTTACAGGCTATTATTTCCCCAGGGCAATGTGTAGGAATTTTAGTTGGTCCCGGTCATAATGGAGGAGATGGTTTAGTAGTAGCTCGTGAATTGCATTTTCGCGGTTATCAAGTTTGGATTTATCAACCTTTTCCTAAATTAAAAGAATTAACTTCCCAACATTTTCAATATGCACAAAATTTAGGAATTCCCTGTTATCAAGAAATTGCTGAATTACCAAGTTATGATTTTTTAATTGATGGTTTATTTGGGTTTGGGTTAGAAACAAAAATTACTGATTCTATTGCTACTGCAATTAATTATTTTAATAGCAAAAATCAACCCATTATTAGTATTGATATCCCTTCGGGTTTACATACAGATACAGGAGAAGTTTTAGGAACAGCTATTCAGGCAAATTATACATTTTGCTTAGGTTTATGGAAACAAGGTTTATTACAAGAACAAGCATTACCTTATATTGGTAAAGCCGAATTAATTGACTTTGATATTCCCTTAGCAGATATTCATGCTGTTATCGGTAATATTCCCCAAATCAAACGTATTACTAAAACAACAGCATTATCAACCTTACCTTTACCTCGTCCTCTCATTACCCATAAATATAAACAAGGACATTTATTATTAATTTGTGGTTCTCAACGTTATGCTGGTGGAGCAATTTTAACAGGTTTAGGTGCGCGAGCTTCTGGTATAGGAATGTTATCAATCGCTGTCCCCGAATCTCTGAAAATGTTGTTAGTTTCCCATTTACCAGAAGCGTTAATTATTGGTTGTCCCGAAACCGAAACAGGAGCAATTGCTAATTTACCATTAGTAGGGTGTGTTAGCGACAGCGTAACGCACCTTATAGATTTAAATTCATTTACCACAATTGCTTGCGGACCGGGTTTAACTAAAGATAATATTTC is a window encoding:
- a CDS encoding NAD(P)H-hydrate dehydratase yields the protein MTKEQFVVTAAQMRDIEARIFTAGMPVAALMEKVAGLISHRLQAIISPGQCVGILVGPGHNGGDGLVVARELHFRGYQVWIYQPFPKLKELTSQHFQYAQNLGIPCYQEIAELPSYDFLIDGLFGFGLETKITDSIATAINYFNSKNQPIISIDIPSGLHTDTGEVLGTAIQANYTFCLGLWKQGLLQEQALPYIGKAELIDFDIPLADIHAVIGNIPQIKRITKTTALSTLPLPRPLITHKYKQGHLLLICGSQRYAGGAILTGLGARASGIGMLSIAVPESLKMLLVSHLPEALIIGCPETETGAIANLPLVGCVSDSVTHLIDLNSFTTIACGPGLTKDNISIIPEIIKCECPLILDADALNILAQLGTIPTLKSRKSATVLTPHIGEFQRLFPNIAYTDRIKAVQTAAQESGAVVLLKGARTAISNSQGSSVWINPESTPALARGGSGDVLTGLLGGLLAQIMNKEIFIEDIVATAAWWHSQAGILAAQARTELGVDAFTLTQYLLPVFKR
- a CDS encoding aspartate carbamoyltransferase catalytic subunit; this translates as MPTTTWNRHHILTLADFTTAEYNAVLQTAASFQEVLSRRTKKVPTLQGQVVANLFFEPSTRTRSSFEIAAKRLSADTLNFAAATSSMTKGETILDTAKTYLAMGTDIMVVRHKDAGVPQAIAQEMDRLGVKVSVLNAGDGQHEHPSQGLLDLFTICSLIDPAQPKIESLQGKKIAIVGDILHSRVARSNIWSLIASGAEVHLSAPPTLLPKYFAEYLGVTENVATPRKLSDRLFTHWQLEPALENADFVMTLRLQKERMTAHLFPSLREYHQLFGITRAKLKLCKPQVKVLHPGPVNRGVEISSDLMDDPEFSLIQSQVTSGVAVRMALLYFIGSGRA
- the mgtE gene encoding magnesium transporter; this encodes MLTQEIRNSLDIADLNQLKCDLNCLQPVDVGEYITQLPEKQRAIAFRLLNKDQAIDVFEYLPTEVQEDLINSLHDAQVVDLVEEMSPDERAYLFDELPAGVVKRLLQQLSPEQRQATATILGYPEGTAGRVMTTEYVRLRRGLTVGEALSKIRLQDQDKETIYYAYVTDDNRKLVSVVSLRQLLFTFPDVLIKDIASAHVVKVRTETSQEEVARIMQRYDLIAMPVVDREDRLVGIITIDDVVDILEEEATEDIQKLAGVSGDEEALSPAQVTIRKRLPWLLGIMGLYIGAASAIAPFQEVIAAVPVLAVIMPIFSNTGGTVGIQALTVTIRGLGVGEVTPADTGKILRKELLAGLGTAVALGLTMVALSLIWAKPQERWVALIAGVVMATNTMVAVTLGTLLPMGLKHLKLDPALMSGPLVTTMLDTIGFLTFLSIISVALKVFHLQS